A region of the Candidatus Binataceae bacterium genome:
CGCGAGGCGCCCTTAGTCGCGCCCTTGATCGTAACGAAGCCCTTGTCGCCATATATGCGGACGCGGACCGAGAGAGTGGGGCTCGACGCGAGGTACCCCTGACGGATTTCGACGCCCTTGGCGAGCGCGTCGAAGTCGCGCGGCTTCACCAGGAACTTCCGTTCGATTTCCTTCGCCATAGTTCAGACCCTGAGGCGCAAAGATGTCTCGGGTCAGGTGAAGCTCAGTTTACTGCCTCGAAAGGATGAATCCCAATACCAAACGAACTCTGAAAGAGACGACTAAAGGAAAGTGTCAAACCGCGGCTGATTCCATCCACTTCGGCGTGATTCCGATGCGCCGGGCGGTGTCGAGCACGCGATGCGCCTCGCCGAGATCGGTGAAGGCCACGCCACGCACCGGCATCACGGCGAGGTTGACCGGGCATGAGGTCAGGATGTCGTGAGCGAAGCTGCGCTCGGGCGCATCGGCATACAGGCGAGCGACGGCATCGTGCTCGAACGCGCTGCCGAACAGATGGCGGATGTTCGAGAAGCCGAAGTAGAGCTGCGGCTCCGCCATCATGATGAGACCGATCAGAGTCGAGATGCGCGCCACGATGACGCAGCTGTTCCACAAGCTGCCGCGGCGCATCAGGTCGATGGCAGTATCGAGCGGAGGCGTGCCGACGAAGCTTCTGACGGCGCTGATCCTGAAATCGCCGTTGAAGATCGACGTTCCCGGCTCGATCCATCCGTAAGAAGTCTCGGGCGTGAGTGCCGCCATCCCAAGCATCACGGTCAGCTCGGGGCGTCCATCGATGACGTTGAACGCCGCATCGACGTGCCGCATGAACTCGCGCTCGTTGCTGAGATAGTGGTCAGATGGCATCACGACCACACTCGCGTCCGGGGTCTTCGCCGCAAGCCGCATCAGCGAGTAGAGCAGGGCCGGCGCCGTGCCGCGATTCGACGGCTGCACGACGACATTGCCGTTCGGCATGTCACCCAGCAGCGGTGCGTAGAACGCCTCGTGCTTGCGCGATACTACCGTCAGCGTGTGCTCGGGCAGGAACGCGAGCGATGCGCGGCGGCGCGTCTGCTCGAGGAGCGTATGCTCCCCGAGCAGGGCGCAGAACTGCTTGGGAACCTCATGGCCGGTGATGGCACGCGTCAAGGAGGCGAGACGCGTACCATCCCCGCCGGCCATGATAATTGCGTATCGACGATCGCGATGAGTTGCCTTCCCCGCACTGATATTGATCATGAGGGAGCCCTCCATCCGCCACCGGCCGCGCGAGCACGCATCAGCGATATGAACGCGCAGCCTTTCACCGCTAGCCCATACGAGCGTTCCCGATGCCCTGGAACATCATTGCGCCGCGCCGCGCGCGCTTGCGTGCCGAGCGTCCGGCGCGCACCACCTGGCGGCGGCCGACGGAGCGAAGCTGCTTGGTCGGCAGGTCTCGGGGGCTCAGAGTCTTGAGTTGCTTGCGCAGCGTGCCGGGCTCGATACCCAACACGTCACAAACTGATTCGAACGAGAAAGGAGTGCGACCGGCGTCGCGCGCTTCGAACCAGGCCGACACTTCGTCGAACTGTTCACGATCCGCGCGCCGGGTCGAGGTCACATTTTTGACGTAACAACGCACTGCATCTTCGAGCACGGCGAATACGAGGCGGGTTTCGCCATCGAGCGATCCTCTGCGCCGTGTCAGATCGTAGAACTGGACAGGGACGAGGAAGTCAGGTTCGAAGCGCGAGCTGAGCCACGGATCGGGCTGGGTAAGTTCGGAGATGACCGAGTTACCGGCGAATCCGCCGCTGAATTTTTCTACTCCCGCGAAGTCCATC
Encoded here:
- a CDS encoding sugar phosphate nucleotidyltransferase; amino-acid sequence: MAGGDGTRLASLTRAITGHEVPKQFCALLGEHTLLEQTRRRASLAFLPEHTLTVVSRKHEAFYAPLLGDMPNGNVVVQPSNRGTAPALLYSLMRLAAKTPDASVVVMPSDHYLSNEREFMRHVDAAFNVIDGRPELTVMLGMAALTPETSYGWIEPGTSIFNGDFRISAVRSFVGTPPLDTAIDLMRRGSLWNSCVIVARISTLIGLIMMAEPQLYFGFSNIRHLFGSAFEHDAVARLYADAPERSFAHDILTSCPVNLAVMPVRGVAFTDLGEAHRVLDTARRIGITPKWMESAAV